In the Hordeum vulgare subsp. vulgare chromosome 7H, MorexV3_pseudomolecules_assembly, whole genome shotgun sequence genome, one interval contains:
- the LOC123410276 gene encoding 7-deoxyloganetin glucosyltransferase-like translates to MGSLAPVERPHAVMIPYPAQGHITPMLKLAKLLHTRGFHITFVNTEFNHRRLMRSQPQGAGTLHGLPAFRFAAIADGLPPSDREATQDTAALSYSTMTTCLPRLKELIIKLNEEAGTSGGALPPVTCLVADGTMCFALVAARELGLRCATFWAPSACGFMGYCYYKGLIERGLFPLKEEAQLTNGYLDTIINWIPSMPKDLRLRDLPSFVRSTDPDDIMFNFFIHETTAMSQASAVIINTFDELDAPLLDAMSKFLPPVYTVGPLHLTVRNNVPEDSPLIGIGSNLWKEQDGPLRWLDNQPPGSVVYVNFGSITVMSNEHLLEFAWGLANSGYTFLWNVRPDLVKGHDNAVLPPEFSAATEDRSMLSTWCPQEKVLEHEAIGVFLTHSGWNSSLEGICGGVPMVCWPFFTEQQTNCRYKCTEWGIGMEIGEEVTRTEVEAILREAMEGGKGQEMRRRVLKLQENAVASARHDGRSMRNVDRLIQEVLLA, encoded by the exons ATGGGGTCCTTGGCACCAGTTGAGAGGCCGCACGCCGTGATGATCCCCTACCCGGCGCAGGGCCACATCACGCCGATGCTGAAGCTGGCGAAGCTGCTCCACACCAGGGGCTTCCACATCACCTTCGTCAACACCGAGTTCAACCACCGCCGCCTGATGCGCTCGCAGCCGCAGGGTGCGGGCACGCTGCATGGCCTGCCTGCGTTCCGGTTCGCTGCCATCGCCGACGGCCTTCCGCCGTCCGACCGCGAGGCCACACAGGACACCGCTGCGCTGTCCTACTCTACCATGACCACCTGCCTCCCGAGACTGAAGGAGCTCATCATCAAGCTCAACGAGGAGGCCGGGACCTCCGGCGGCGCGCTGCCGCCTGTGACCTGCTTGGTGGCCGATGGCACCATGTGTTTTGCTCTTGTCGCCGCGCGGGAGCTCGGCCTCCGGTGCGCCACCTTCTGGGCCCCCAGCGCCTGTGGTTTCATGGGCTACTGCTACTACAAGGGTCTAATAGAACGTGGCCTCTTCCCTCTCAAAG AAGAGGCGCAGTTGACCAATGGATACTTGGACACGATCATAAACTGGATACCCTCGATGCCCAAGGACCTGCGGCTGCGTGACCTCCCGAGCTTCGTGCGCTCCACGGACCCCGATGACATCATGTTCAACTTCTTCATCCACGAGACGACCGCCATGTCGCAGGCGTCGGCGGTGATCATCAACACCTTTGACGAGCTCGACGCGCCCCTGCTTGATGCCATGTCTAAGTTCCTACCACCCGTCTACACGGTGGGGCCGCTCCATCTAACAGTTCGCAACAACGTGCCGGAGGACAGCCCTCTCATCGGCATCGGCTCCAATCTATGGAAGGAACAGGACGGGCCTCTCCGGTGGCTCGACAATCAGCCGCCGGGCTCCGTGGTGTACGTCAATTTCGGGAGCATCACGGTGATGTCCAACGAGCATTTGCTGGAATTCGCGTGGGGGCTGGCCAACAGCGGCTACACCTTCTTGTGGAACGTACGGCCTGACCTTGTCAAGGGACACGACAACGCCGTACTTCCACCGGAGTTCTCGGCGGCGACAGAAGACCGAAGCATGCTCTCGACATGGTGCCCGCAGGAGAAGGTGCTGGAGCACGAAGCCATAGGGGTGTTCCTCACGCATTCTGGGTGGAACTCATCGTTGGAAGGCATCTGCGGCGGTGTGCCGATGGTGTGCTGGCCCTTCTTCACGGAGCAGCAGACCAACTGCCGGTACAAGTGCACGGAGTGGGGCATCGGGATGGAGATTGGGGAAGAGGTGACGAGGACCGAAGTCGAGGCCATTCTACGGGAGGCCATGGAGGGGGGGAAGGGCCAAGAGATGCGACGGCGCGTGCTGAAGCTCCAGGAGAACGCCGTTGCCTCGGCGCGGCATGACGGAAGGTCCATGCGTAATGTTGATAGGCTCATCCAAGAAGTGTTGCTGGCTTGA